One window of the Vicinamibacterales bacterium genome contains the following:
- a CDS encoding response regulator transcription factor, translating to MHVARVLIVDGHEIVRDGLKVVLGRQPNIQLVAEAADGLSALDQATSTAPDLAIVDLRMPDGGLEFIRRLSERFPSVRTIVLSGEADPLVVHGALRLGVRGYVLKGNRSEEVVRAVDAAMHGQAFFSPEVAALVAEGYREAQVPARRMPLSSREIDVLRLLAEGKTSKEIAATLGVGVTTVDTHRHSMMKKLELFSVAELTKYAIREGLTSL from the coding sequence ATGCATGTTGCGCGCGTGCTGATCGTCGACGGCCACGAGATCGTCCGCGACGGATTGAAGGTCGTGCTCGGGCGTCAGCCGAACATTCAGCTCGTGGCAGAGGCCGCCGACGGGCTCTCGGCGCTTGACCAGGCGACGTCGACGGCGCCAGACCTGGCCATCGTCGACCTCCGCATGCCGGACGGCGGTCTGGAATTCATCCGCCGTCTTTCGGAGCGATTCCCCAGCGTGCGGACCATCGTGCTGTCCGGGGAGGCCGACCCGCTTGTGGTCCACGGGGCGCTGCGGTTGGGCGTGCGCGGCTACGTGTTGAAGGGCAATCGGTCGGAGGAAGTCGTCCGGGCGGTCGACGCCGCGATGCACGGCCAGGCGTTCTTCAGCCCTGAAGTGGCGGCGCTCGTCGCGGAAGGCTACCGCGAGGCCCAGGTACCCGCCCGCCGCATGCCGTTGTCTTCTCGCGAGATCGATGTGCTGCGCCTGCTCGCGGAAGGCAAGACCAGCAAGGAGATTGCCGCGACGCTGGGCGTGGGCGTGACCACCGTCGACACGCACCGCCATAGCATGATGAAGAAGCTGGAGCTCTTCAGTGTCGCGGAGTTGACCAAGTACGCCATACGCGAGGGCCTCACCAGCCTCTAG